In the bacterium genome, GGCCGGAGTCATGAATGAGGCCCGAGGAGGTCACGACCGTGCGACGGCCGCACTGCTCGAGTCGCTCCACATGGCCGATGTGTCTCCCTTCGACGCCGATCCACAGACCGCGAATATCTGCAGCCTGCTTCGCGAGTGGCTCGGTACATTCAGCCAGGATCGGCAGGGGAAAGTGATCGTAGCTGCAGCCGGGCGTATTCCCCTTAGGGATGTCCGCTGACATCTTTCCTCGGCCATCCAGTTCCGGCAACTCGCAGTAGCCGATCAGGCTGCCATCGCCAGCGAGCGTCGCCGGATCGATCGTCAGCGGCGGACGAGCGGAGAAGAACAACTGCCAGAATGCGGCCAGGAACAACACGACGACCGTCACGATGAATCGCAAGAACCACTTCTTCATCCGGTGTTACTAGCGATCCAGGTGCTTGTGCAGGGCTGCGAGTACGTAGTCGGGATCCGAGCGTCGCTGGTAGTTTTCCGACTGGTCCATCCACAACACCTGGCCGTTCGCATCGACCAAAAGAGACGTAGGAACGGGTAACGCCTTCGCGCCTATGGGTGGCGGCGGTCCCGAGTGAATTCCTTCGTTTCGCAGACCGAAGCGATCGGTTACGTCGAGTTCTCGGTCCGATAGCATGGTGGCGCCGAGTCCGTGTTTGCGGTGCCCCTTCGCGAGTTCCTTTGGGGTGTCTGTACTGACCGTGAGGATCGCGACACCGCGCTCATCGAATTCGGGTCGGAGTTCTTCCCATCGCCGCAACTCGGCGACACAGTAAGGTCACCAGTGTGCGCGAAAGAACTTGATGAGTACCGGATGCCCGGCCAGGCTGTGCGAGTCGAAGTTCTGTCCGTGCTCATCCGTGGCCGTGAAGTCGGGAATTGTGGCGCCCACACGGATCGCCTTTTCGCCGACCTTCTGGCCGCCGATGGCAACGGTCAAGAGAAGGAAGGCCGACGCGAAGACGCCGAGTCCCGCCGGAATACCTCCGAGCCAGCCGGGTTCGCCCAGGAAGGCCGCAAGACCCAACCCCGCTGCGACGACCCAGGCTGCAACAAAGCCGCTTCGATTCTTCGGGATCTCGACGCGCTTGAATGCGCGAATCCAGACGAAGATCGAGGTTGCGACGAGGGCCAGTGAAGCCAGACCGAGAAAGACGTCACCCATAGGCGTTCCATTCTACTTGGTTCGTTGCGAAAAGGGCGTAGAATGCTGAACATGGAAAGCATCCGGGGTGTCCAGGACGCCATCACGTACATTGAGGGGACTACCGAACGGTTCGAGGAGATCCGTCCGGCGCGCTGCCTTCCGACGCTGTGGGTTTCCTGATGGGCGAGGAGGCGACCACTCTCTACGGGACACCGCTATCCCTCTACACCGGCAAGGCGCGTAGCTATCTGATCAAGAACGGTCTGCCGTATCGAGAAGTCACGCCCGCGACGTCCCATTATTCGCAACACGTTGCAAAGAGAGCGCAGCGCGTCACGATGCCGACGATCGAAACTGCCGAGGGCGTCGTCGTCCGAGACGGCGCCGCGATCGTCGAGTACTTCGAGTCCCAGGCCGGGCACCCCGCAACGCCTTCGGGACCTCGTCAGCGGATCGTCAGTGGTCTGCTCGATGCGATCGGGATGGAAGGGCTCTTGCGCCCCGCCATGCACTACCGCTGGAACTTTCCCGAAGAGAACCATGACTTCCTGTTGTTTCATTTTGCCTCGCTCGCGCCTCCTGATAAGGATTCGGGTGAATTTGCCGAGCAGGCCATGGGACGGATGCGCCAGGCCGCGATGGCGTTCGGGGTCGTTCCCGACACCATCAAGGGCATCGAAGCGCGCTACCTGGCGTTGATGGAGGTACTCGATCAACACTTCGCGGACTTTCCGTACTTGTTGGGCGGACGGCCCTGCACCGGCGACTTCAGCTTGATCGCGCCTCTATACGGCCACCTCGGCCGGGACCCAAAACCTCTGTCGCTCATGCAATCGAAGGCGGTTCATCTGTTTCGCTGGGTCGAGCGAATGAATCGACCCGAACCGGACTGCGGAGAGTTCGTGAAGGAGGGCGAGGTCCAGTTCGGCGATGCCTTTGCCCCAAACGATGAAATTCCGGAAACGCTCGTAGCGGTCTTGCGCCAGATCGCTATCGATTTCGTTCCCGAGACGATCGCGGCCGCCGACTTCATCAATACGTGGTTGGACGCACAATCCGATCTGCCTTCCGGCACGCCGCTCGAACGAGGCATGGGACTCGCGACCTTCGAAGTGCAGGGCGCTTCCATCAACGCCCTCGCGCAGCCCTATCGTTTCTATCTTCTCAGCCGGGCGCAGGCGGACTTCGCCTCGCTATCGCCGACCGAGCAATCCGGGGTCGAGCAGGTTCTCGATCGGTGCAATCTCTTGCCCATCCTCGATACGCGCCTGACGCGAACGATCGGACGTGAGGACAACCTCGAGGTCTGGGATTAGCCTCGACGTTCTTTCATTTCTGCAAGAGACGCTCGAAGGGCGCGATGTACTTCTGGCGCGGATCGATGCCCAGGCCCTTACAACCAGTCAAGACCTCGTCCATCAAGTCTTGCGCACGACGGTGATCACCTTTCGCACGCCGGCGCGCTAGCAGACATGCCAGGCCGGCCTTGCTACGCAGCACGGCAGGCTTGGCTCCGAGCGCTTTTTCGCGCGCAATGCCTTCATCGAACTGGGCGATTCCTGTCTCGAAGTCGCCGAGGACGGACGAGAGCAGGCCCTGGGTCGAGGCGACACTGCCTGCGGCCCAGCGAGCTGACGGTTGGCAAACGATCTGCTCGGCGAATGGCTCCAGGGCCGCTGAGAGGGTTTCGGCATGAGCTTCGGTACCGTGGCGTTCGATCGCATTCGCCAGAAAGTACGCGGCGCTGATCCAGTTGTCGTTTCGTTGATGCCGCGCGAAGTCGGTTTCGAGGACCGAAT is a window encoding:
- a CDS encoding glutathione S-transferase family protein; its protein translation is MGEEATTLYGTPLSLYTGKARSYLIKNGLPYREVTPATSHYSQHVAKRAQRVTMPTIETAEGVVVRDGAAIVEYFESQAGHPATPSGPRQRIVSGLLDAIGMEGLLRPAMHYRWNFPEENHDFLLFHFASLAPPDKDSGEFAEQAMGRMRQAAMAFGVVPDTIKGIEARYLALMEVLDQHFADFPYLLGGRPCTGDFSLIAPLYGHLGRDPKPLSLMQSKAVHLFRWVERMNRPEPDCGEFVKEGEVQFGDAFAPNDEIPETLVAVLRQIAIDFVPETIAAADFINTWLDAQSDLPSGTPLERGMGLATFEVQGASINALAQPYRFYLLSRAQADFASLSPTEQSGVEQVLDRCNLLPILDTRLTRTIGREDNLEVWD
- a CDS encoding peroxiredoxin family protein, which encodes MRRWEELRPEFDERGVAILTVSTDTPKELAKGHRKHGLGATMLSDRELDVTDRFGLRNEGIHSGPPPPIGAKALPVPTSLLVDANGQVLWMDQSENYQRRSDPDYVLAALHKHLDR